In Callospermophilus lateralis isolate mCalLat2 chromosome 18, mCalLat2.hap1, whole genome shotgun sequence, one DNA window encodes the following:
- the Tead2 gene encoding transcriptional enhancer factor TEF-4 isoform X1: MGEPRAGAPLDDGSGWTGSEEGSEEGTGGSEGAGGDGGPDAEGVWSPDIEQSFQEALAIYPPCGRRKIILSDEGKMYGRNELIARYIKLRTGKTRTRKQVSSHIQVLARRKSREIQSKLKALNVDQVSKDKAFQTMATMSSAQLISAPSLQAKLGPAGPQATELFQFWSGGSGPPWNVPDVKPFSQTPFSLSLTPPSTDLPGYEPPQALSPLPPPAPSPPAWQARALGTARLQLVEFSAFVEPPDAVDSYQRHLFVHISQHCPSPGAPPLESVDVRQIYDKFPEKKGGLRELYDRGPPHAFFLVKFWADLNWGPSGEEAGAGSSGGSSGGFYGVSSQYESLEHMTLTCSSKVCSFGKQVVEKVETERAQLEDGRFVYRLLRSPMCEYLVNFLHKLRQLPERYMMNSVLENFTILQVVTNRDTQELLLCTAYVFEVSTSERGAQHHIYRLVRD, translated from the exons ATGGGGGAACCCCGGGCTGGGGCCCCCCTGGACGATGGCAGCGGCTGGACAGGCAGTGAGGAAGGCAGTGAAGAGGGCACCGGCGGCAGCGAGGGGGCTGGGGGAGACGGGGGCCCAGATGCAGAGGGTGTCTGGAGCCCAGACATTGAGCAGAGCTTCCAGGAAGCCCTGGCCATCTACCCGCCATGTGGCCGTCGGAAAATCATTCTGTCTGATGAAGGCAAGATGTATG GTCGTAATGAACTGATTGCCCGCTACATCAAGCTGAGAACAGGGAAGACTCGGACTCGCAAACAG GTCTCTAGTCATATCCAGGTTTTGGCTCGAAGGAAATCGAGGGAAATCCAGTCCAAACTGAAG GCCTTGAATGTG GACCAGGTTTCTAAGGACAAGGCTTTCCAGACGATGGCTACCATGTCCTCTGCCCAGCTCATCTCAGCACCCTCCCTGCAGGCCAAACTGGGTCCTGCTGGTCCTCAG GCCACTGAACTTTTCCAGTTTTGGTCAGGGGGCTCTGGCCCACCCTGGAATGTTCCAGa CGTGAAGCCATTCTCACAGACACCGTTCTCCTTGTCACTGACTCCCCCATCTACTGACCTCCCAG gGTACGAGCCTCCCCAAGCCCTCTCACCCCTGCCTCCACCTGCCCCATCACCGCCAGCCTGGCAGGCTCGGGCTCTGGGCACTGCCCGGTTGCAGCTAGTGGAGTTCTCAGCCTTTGTGGAACCACCCGATGCAGTTGACTCT TACCAGAGGCACCTGTTTGTGCACATCAGTCAGCATTGTCCCAGTCCTGGAGCACCGCCATTGGAGAGTGTGGATGTCCGGCAGATCTACGACaaatttcctgagaaaaagggtgGTCTGCGGGAGCTGTATGATCGAGGCCCTCCACATGCCTTTTTCTTGGTCAAGTTCTGG GCGGACCTGAACTGGGGCCCAAGTGGTGAGGAGGCGGGGGCTGGCAGCAGTGGCGGCAGCAGCGGTGGCTTCTATGGAGTGAGCAGCCAGTACGAGAGCCTGGAGCACATGACCCTCACCTGCTCCTCCAAGGTCTGCTCCTTTGGCAAGCAGGTGGTGGAGAAGGTGGAG ACGGAGCGGGCCCAGCTAGAGGACGGGCGCTTTGTGTACCGCCTGCTGCGCTCACCTATGTGCGAGTACCTGGTGAATTTCTTGCACAAGCTGCGGCAGCTGCCCGAGAGATACATGATGAACAGTGTCCTTGAGAACTTCACCATCCTCCAG GTGGTGACAAACAGAGATACCCAGGAACTGCTGCTCTGCACCGCCTACGTCTTCGAGGTCTCCACCAGTGAGCGTGGGGCCCAGCACCACATTTACCGCCTGGTCAGGGACTGA
- the Tead2 gene encoding transcriptional enhancer factor TEF-4 isoform X2, with protein MGEPRAGAPLDDGSGWTGSEEGSEEGTGGSEGAGGDGGPDAEGVWSPDIEQSFQEALAIYPPCGRRKIILSDEGKMYGRNELIARYIKLRTGKTRTRKQVSSHIQVLARRKSREIQSKLKALNVDQVSKDKAFQTMATMSSAQLISAPSLQAKLGPAGPQATELFQFWSGGSGPPWNVPDVKPFSQTPFSLSLTPPSTDLPGYEPPQALSPLPPPAPSPPAWQARALGTARLQLVEFSAFVEPPDAVDSYQRHLFVHISQHCPSPGAPPLESVDVRQIYDKFPEKKGGLRELYDRGPPHAFFLVKFWADLNWGPSGEEAGAGSSGGSSGGFYGVSSQYESLEHMTLTCSSKTERAQLEDGRFVYRLLRSPMCEYLVNFLHKLRQLPERYMMNSVLENFTILQVVTNRDTQELLLCTAYVFEVSTSERGAQHHIYRLVRD; from the exons ATGGGGGAACCCCGGGCTGGGGCCCCCCTGGACGATGGCAGCGGCTGGACAGGCAGTGAGGAAGGCAGTGAAGAGGGCACCGGCGGCAGCGAGGGGGCTGGGGGAGACGGGGGCCCAGATGCAGAGGGTGTCTGGAGCCCAGACATTGAGCAGAGCTTCCAGGAAGCCCTGGCCATCTACCCGCCATGTGGCCGTCGGAAAATCATTCTGTCTGATGAAGGCAAGATGTATG GTCGTAATGAACTGATTGCCCGCTACATCAAGCTGAGAACAGGGAAGACTCGGACTCGCAAACAG GTCTCTAGTCATATCCAGGTTTTGGCTCGAAGGAAATCGAGGGAAATCCAGTCCAAACTGAAG GCCTTGAATGTG GACCAGGTTTCTAAGGACAAGGCTTTCCAGACGATGGCTACCATGTCCTCTGCCCAGCTCATCTCAGCACCCTCCCTGCAGGCCAAACTGGGTCCTGCTGGTCCTCAG GCCACTGAACTTTTCCAGTTTTGGTCAGGGGGCTCTGGCCCACCCTGGAATGTTCCAGa CGTGAAGCCATTCTCACAGACACCGTTCTCCTTGTCACTGACTCCCCCATCTACTGACCTCCCAG gGTACGAGCCTCCCCAAGCCCTCTCACCCCTGCCTCCACCTGCCCCATCACCGCCAGCCTGGCAGGCTCGGGCTCTGGGCACTGCCCGGTTGCAGCTAGTGGAGTTCTCAGCCTTTGTGGAACCACCCGATGCAGTTGACTCT TACCAGAGGCACCTGTTTGTGCACATCAGTCAGCATTGTCCCAGTCCTGGAGCACCGCCATTGGAGAGTGTGGATGTCCGGCAGATCTACGACaaatttcctgagaaaaagggtgGTCTGCGGGAGCTGTATGATCGAGGCCCTCCACATGCCTTTTTCTTGGTCAAGTTCTGG GCGGACCTGAACTGGGGCCCAAGTGGTGAGGAGGCGGGGGCTGGCAGCAGTGGCGGCAGCAGCGGTGGCTTCTATGGAGTGAGCAGCCAGTACGAGAGCCTGGAGCACATGACCCTCACCTGCTCCTCCAAG ACGGAGCGGGCCCAGCTAGAGGACGGGCGCTTTGTGTACCGCCTGCTGCGCTCACCTATGTGCGAGTACCTGGTGAATTTCTTGCACAAGCTGCGGCAGCTGCCCGAGAGATACATGATGAACAGTGTCCTTGAGAACTTCACCATCCTCCAG GTGGTGACAAACAGAGATACCCAGGAACTGCTGCTCTGCACCGCCTACGTCTTCGAGGTCTCCACCAGTGAGCGTGGGGCCCAGCACCACATTTACCGCCTGGTCAGGGACTGA
- the Cd37 gene encoding leukocyte antigen CD37 isoform X5, with the protein MTASPLSLASQSLSSSGKWGCLTFVALQIWSKVLAISGILTMGLALLGCVGALKELRCLLGLYFGMLLLLFATQITLGILISTQRVRVERRVQDIVLEAIQNYRADPEETAAEESWDYVQFQLRCCGWHSPQDWFPVRVLRGNESEAHRVPCSCYNSSAATNDSAVFDKIIFPQLGRFGPRARPRHSTDICVVPANGHIYREGCAQSLQKWLHNNLISIVGICLAVGLLEKPGPRLLQPAGSIPLDHTPTPSSALDL; encoded by the exons GTTTGACCTTCGTGGCCCTGCAGATCTGGTCCAAGGTCCTGGCCATCTCAGGAATCCTCACCATGGGCCTCGCCCTCCTGGGTTGTGTGGGGGCCCTCAAGGAGCTCCGCTGCCTTTTGGGTCTG TATTTTGGGATGCTGCTGCTCCTGTTTGCCACGCAGATCACCCTGGGGATCCTCATCTCCACTCAGCGGGTCCGG GTGGAGAGAAGAGTGCAGGACATCGTGCTAGAGGCCATCCAAAACTACCGTGCTGATCCGGAGGAGACAGCGGCCGAGGAGAGTTGGGACTATGTGCAGTTCCAG CTGCGGTGCTGCGGCTGGCATTCTCCCCAGGACTGGTTCCCGGTCCGCGTCCTGAGAGGCAACGAGTCGGAGGCGCACCGCGTGCCCTGCTCCTGCTACAACTCCTCGGCGGCGACCAACGACTCCGCAGTCTTCGATAAGATTATCTTCCCCCAGCTCGGCCGGTTCGGACCGCGGGCACGACCCAGGCACAGTACAGACATCTGCGTGGTCCCTGCAAATGGCCACATCTACCGCGAG GGCTGCGCACAGAGCCTCCAGAAGTGGCTGCACAACAACCTCATCTCCATAGTGGGCATTTGTCTGGCCGTCGGTCTACTCGAG AAACCTGGACCACGTCTACTACAACCGGCTGGCTCGATACCGCTAGACCACACCCCGACCCCTTCAAGTGCCCTGGACTTGTAA